The Lottiidibacillus patelloidae nucleotide sequence TTCATTAACAAGCCCAACACTTATAGCTGATGGTCCTCTAATTAACGAGACTAAATTTTCGTTATTTCCATTTTCTAAGTTATCCATAAATCCCTTTTTGAAAGTATAGATAGCTTCAATTTCATCCGCCTTAATCAATTCCAGTGCGCTGTCTTTAGTCCCTTTTTCAATAATGTTTAAAGAGGGTTTATTTTCAAGTCGGTTTACAACAAGTTCAGAGTACTCCGTCTGATCTAAATCAACGATGGCTATTGGAATTTTTGTAATAGTACTGTCTTGCACAGTAATCACATAAGCAATAATTAATGCCAAGCAAGCAAAGCTAATTAAAAGTAAAAGTTGTCTCCAAGTAGAAACTAATATTTTAAAGCGGTGAGTCAGTATAGCTAATAAGGTATTTTTCATAATCGTCGCATCCTTAACTTAGAGATGGCTAATGACATAATTATCATTACGAGAGAAAATAACATTAATTTGAAACTACTAGATATAACTTCTAGTGTGTCACTAATAAATAAAGAGTTTAATAGCGCTGAGTGTGCCCATGTATTAATCGAAATATTACTAAAGAAGTTAATACTATTCGGTAACAAAGTTAACGGGATAAGACTTCCCCCAGCATAGCTCATAAATGTATACGTAAAAAGTGCTATTAATGATGTGATTAATGCATTTAAACGTAATGATATAAAAAATGTGTTTAGTGCACTAATGGTAATAATAGTAATTAGCAAAACAAGGACGGCTATGAATAAATCCTCAATCATAAATTGGTCTACAAATAAGAAGAACATCATTACAATTATTATAGTTTGTATAAACATTATCGTTAACACAGTAAAAAACTTTGCAAATAACCAAGACGAAATTCCGACTCCAAAGGTGATTAATCGATTATTTATTGTTTTACTTTCCTTCGTTGAAATAATTATGATTGAAAATAAGCTTATGATATAAAGGATTAAGATAATTGTTGCACTAGAATAATATTGCATCGTAGTAAAATAAGGGAAGACTTCAAATTTTTCTTCCTCATACACTTCATGTCTATTGAGTGAGTGGAATGTAAAATGAACGATTGCTTCTTTTATTGTTGCTTTCATTTCCTTATTAGAAATCTCTTCATTTAGATAATAGTAAGCGGTGTTTACGCCACTTTGTGCTGCTGTTATTAAATTTAAAGCACCCATCATCATTTCCTTAAACAAAGAAGACTGGAGGGGACGTTGATAATTTCCGATTACTTTTAAAGGGTAATTTTCCCCATTCCTTAAGGATGAACTAAACCCTTCGGGGACAACAACAATTGAAGCAATTTTATTTTCCTTTAATAATTTTGTTGCTTCTTTTTCGGAGACATTTATAAATGAAACGATTTCAGAAAAATCATCAGATGATTCAAATTGTTCAATTATTGATCTAGAAGTTTTCGTATCATCAATGTTTACTATTGCGACATCAAATCGTTCGATAATATTGTTTGAAGTTAATAAAGGCTGTAAGCCGTAGGATAGTAGCGCCAACAACAATAGTGGTGCGACAAGCATAAATAAAAATGTAACAGGAGATTTTAATATTTTTTTTATTTCGAAAAGATATAATGTCTTCATTTTCATAAAAAATCTCCTTATTTTCGCACTAGTATTTATAATCCAAAGTTACCAAACAGAGCTTCTATTTCAGAAGTGAAACGATCGAATAAGTTAAGTATATCGTAAGGAGTTAAGTCTTTAGCGTTTATGCTATTCTCAGGTGTCAGTGTTATTTTCGTAACCTTGTCAGTGAATTCTGTTTTCGAAGAAATATTTAAATTTATCGTAACTTCTTCAGCATTGGATATTTGATCTTCCAGTGGGAGAGTTACGCTTAGTTCTGTCTTATTGTTTGAATAATTTCTTTTTAAGTTTTGCTCAGTCGTCTGTTTTAACGTTCCCATTAAAACAAAGGGGGGAAAAGAGCTTTCTTTCATTGATATTGTATAATTTGTTGATAATTCTTTCTGGTTATCTTTCTCTTTTACATCTCCAGCAAAGCGTAATAGGAATTCAAACTCTTCTTTATTTTGAATGGCTTTAACTGTCAAAGAATTGTCAAATGTAATTGTTTGTTCAGTCGCATTAGTTTTACTATTCCATTCAAAAAATACGCCGTTTGCCTCTCCGTCTAGCTCATAAAAATCTAATTTTTTAGTCTCTTCAGTAGCTGTATTTGTGGAGGAATAGACAATCTCAATGTTTTTCTCAATGTCTATAATCGATAAAGGAAGCGAAATCGTTCGATTAACAATGTAGTCATTTTTATCAATAATTACTTTCATCTTGAAACCATTTGGAAACGAAAGATTATTAGTGATTTGTTCTTTCATTTCTTTAAATATGTCTGTCTTTTCACTTATATCATTATGTGAGTTGTAAAAACTAGATTCTAGGTAGGATTGAGCAGTCATGTAGTTACTTAGTTTTTCGCTATTTTCGATTCTGGTAATAGAATGTATTAAAAGGTCTTTAAACTCACCTTCAGATAGACTCATTGTTATTTCGCGTAGTTTTTTTTCATTGTATAATACATCATTTTGAATGCTAAAGTTTTCTTCTTTTAAATGTTTGTTAACTACTTTTGCATATTCTGAAATAAATTCCATCATGTCGTCACGAGTTAAGAAATACTTTTTTTGTTCATCAACTATATTGAATAGTTCATTAGAACCACCGTAATTGGTTTGGCTGAAGTTATGCATGAATTGTCCAAATTGCTTGTTATCTATATAGTAAAAGCGTTTATCTAATAGAGGTATTTTTATCGCTGTTTGCTTTTTCGATTGAAATAGTTCTGTCTCCAGTAATGGTGTCCCATTAATATTAAGCTGTGCATCCACATAACTCATTGAATCGTTTGGATCTACTTCAGAGGCTATTACTATTTTGCTGCCTCGTAATACTAATTTTATTAAATGCATCTCTGCAAGGGAGAGGTCAGATTCACCATCGATATCAAAGTTTCCTTTAATTTCAAGAGAGTTTTTATATGGGCTTTCCAGCATTTTGCTTTGTAAATGCCAAAAGTCACCTATGTAATCATCTAAACTAGTAAGATCTTTTTGGAAACTTTTAAATTCAGCTTGAAAATACAGTTCTTTAGGGCTCTTATTCCAAAATAGAAAGTCTAATGCAGCTTCTTTAGGGGTTTTTCCTGATAATACACCGTAGGCAAATGTGCCTGAAGCAATTAAGCATAGAAGAATGATTACGATTGAAAAAACTTTTTTCCAGGAAGGTCCCTTTTTATAGCTGATATTGTGTGTACTATTGTTTATATAGTTACATGAAGGGCATGGTTTAGAAGAATCTTTTACAACAAAGCCACAATTAGTACATTTCATATAAATAACCTCCAAAATCTTATTGGAATTTAGTAGAAAATATATAAATCTATCATATCATATTTGGTATTCGTTAGGAGAAAGTGTTCCATATTTTGAATGAGAATTAATCAACTTGGTTATAGATAGTGATAAAAAGAAAGGATGTGCTGCAATGAACATTCAACCTGAAGTAGTTTGTCCAATTTGTAG carries:
- a CDS encoding ABC transporter permease, whose amino-acid sequence is MKMKTLYLFEIKKILKSPVTFLFMLVAPLLLLALLSYGLQPLLTSNNIIERFDVAIVNIDDTKTSRSIIEQFESSDDFSEIVSFINVSEKEATKLLKENKIASIVVVPEGFSSSLRNGENYPLKVIGNYQRPLQSSLFKEMMMGALNLITAAQSGVNTAYYYLNEEISNKEMKATIKEAIVHFTFHSLNRHEVYEEEKFEVFPYFTTMQYYSSATIILILYIISLFSIIIISTKESKTINNRLITFGVGISSWLFAKFFTVLTIMFIQTIIIVMMFFLFVDQFMIEDLFIAVLVLLITIITISALNTFFISLRLNALITSLIALFTYTFMSYAGGSLIPLTLLPNSINFFSNISINTWAHSALLNSLFISDTLEVISSSFKLMLFSLVMIIMSLAISKLRMRRL
- a CDS encoding DUF6583 family protein yields the protein MKCTNCGFVVKDSSKPCPSCNYINNSTHNISYKKGPSWKKVFSIVIILLCLIASGTFAYGVLSGKTPKEAALDFLFWNKSPKELYFQAEFKSFQKDLTSLDDYIGDFWHLQSKMLESPYKNSLEIKGNFDIDGESDLSLAEMHLIKLVLRGSKIVIASEVDPNDSMSYVDAQLNINGTPLLETELFQSKKQTAIKIPLLDKRFYYIDNKQFGQFMHNFSQTNYGGSNELFNIVDEQKKYFLTRDDMMEFISEYAKVVNKHLKEENFSIQNDVLYNEKKLREITMSLSEGEFKDLLIHSITRIENSEKLSNYMTAQSYLESSFYNSHNDISEKTDIFKEMKEQITNNLSFPNGFKMKVIIDKNDYIVNRTISLPLSIIDIEKNIEIVYSSTNTATEETKKLDFYELDGEANGVFFEWNSKTNATEQTITFDNSLTVKAIQNKEEFEFLLRFAGDVKEKDNQKELSTNYTISMKESSFPPFVLMGTLKQTTEQNLKRNYSNNKTELSVTLPLEDQISNAEEVTINLNISSKTEFTDKVTKITLTPENSINAKDLTPYDILNLFDRFTSEIEALFGNFGL